One Bacteroidota bacterium genomic window carries:
- the scpA gene encoding methylmalonyl-CoA mutase — MKPDFSKIELKSVAASRLSAAEWEKQHRIEKNWVTPEQIKVKSVYTENDLLEMEHLNYAAGLAPYLRGPYSSMYVMQPWTIRQYAGFSTAEESNAFYRRNLAAGQKGLSVAFDLATHRGYDSDHERVVGDVGKAGVAIDSILDMKILFDQIPLNKMSVSMTMNGAVLPILAFYIVAGLEHGAKLEELSGTIQNDILKEFMVRNTYIYPPEMSMRIIADIFEFTSQKMPKFNSISISGYHMQEAGATADIELAYTLADGLDYLRTGVKSGLDIDAFAPRLSFFWAVGMNHFMEIAKMRAGRLLWAKIVNKFNPKNPKSLALRTHSQTSGWSLTEQDPFNNIARTCIEAMAAALGHTQSLHTNALDEAIALPTDFSARIARNTQIYLQEETQICRSVDPWAGSYYVESLTHELVQKAWALIEEVEELGGMSKAIETGIPKMRIEEAAARKQARIDSKLDTIVGVNKYRLDKEAPLDILEVDNTAVRESQIARLKLLKKERDNQAVKLSLTKITEAARSGKGNLLELSIEAAKNRATLGEISDAIEEISGRYKAVIRSINGVYSSESADDKSFAKARELCEKFAKMEGRQPRIMVAKMGQDGHDRGAKVVSTGYADIGFDVDIGPLFQTPAEAARQAVENDVHILGVSSLAAGHKTLVPQVIAELKKLGREDIMVIAGGVIPAQDYQFLYDAGVMAIFGPGTSVSEAAIKILEILIEANS; from the coding sequence ATGAAACCAGATTTTTCAAAAATAGAACTAAAGAGCGTTGCTGCCTCCAGACTGTCGGCTGCTGAGTGGGAAAAACAACATCGCATCGAAAAGAACTGGGTAACCCCCGAGCAGATTAAGGTAAAATCGGTGTATACCGAAAACGATTTGCTCGAGATGGAGCATCTGAATTATGCTGCCGGACTTGCGCCCTATTTGCGTGGCCCCTATTCGAGCATGTATGTGATGCAGCCGTGGACCATCAGGCAGTATGCCGGATTTTCTACAGCCGAGGAGTCGAATGCCTTTTACCGCCGCAACCTGGCTGCCGGCCAAAAAGGTCTTTCCGTGGCCTTTGACCTGGCTACCCATCGCGGGTACGATTCGGACCACGAAAGGGTGGTGGGTGATGTAGGCAAAGCCGGAGTAGCCATCGATTCGATACTCGACATGAAAATTTTGTTCGACCAGATTCCCCTGAACAAGATGTCGGTATCCATGACTATGAACGGAGCTGTTTTGCCCATTCTGGCCTTTTACATTGTAGCCGGACTGGAACATGGTGCCAAACTCGAAGAGCTTAGTGGTACCATACAGAACGATATTCTAAAAGAATTTATGGTGCGTAACACCTACATCTATCCTCCGGAGATGTCGATGCGCATTATTGCCGATATTTTTGAATTTACTTCGCAAAAAATGCCCAAGTTTAATTCCATCAGCATATCGGGTTACCATATGCAGGAAGCCGGAGCCACTGCCGACATTGAGCTGGCATACACCCTGGCCGATGGGCTCGACTATTTGCGCACAGGAGTAAAATCCGGGCTCGACATCGATGCCTTTGCTCCACGACTCTCGTTTTTCTGGGCTGTGGGTATGAACCACTTTATGGAAATAGCCAAAATGCGGGCAGGTCGCTTGCTTTGGGCCAAAATTGTGAATAAGTTCAACCCAAAAAATCCCAAATCTCTGGCTTTGCGCACACACTCGCAAACATCGGGCTGGTCGCTTACCGAGCAGGATCCGTTCAACAATATTGCCCGCACCTGCATCGAAGCCATGGCTGCCGCACTGGGCCACACCCAATCGCTCCATACAAATGCACTGGACGAGGCTATTGCACTACCCACCGATTTTTCGGCACGCATTGCCCGTAACACCCAGATTTATTTGCAGGAAGAAACACAAATATGCCGCTCGGTCGATCCCTGGGCAGGTTCGTACTATGTTGAGTCGCTCACACACGAGCTTGTGCAAAAAGCATGGGCCTTAATTGAGGAAGTGGAAGAGCTGGGAGGTATGTCCAAGGCCATTGAAACAGGCATACCCAAAATGCGTATCGAGGAGGCTGCTGCCCGCAAGCAAGCCCGTATCGACTCGAAGCTCGACACCATAGTAGGGGTCAATAAATACAGGCTCGACAAAGAAGCTCCACTCGATATTCTCGAAGTGGATAACACCGCAGTGCGCGAATCGCAGATTGCCCGTTTAAAGCTGTTAAAAAAGGAGCGCGATAACCAGGCCGTAAAACTTTCGCTTACCAAAATTACAGAGGCTGCCCGCAGCGGGAAAGGCAACCTGCTTGAGCTTTCCATCGAAGCCGCCAAAAACAGGGCTACCCTTGGAGAGATATCCGATGCCATAGAAGAAATTTCAGGAAGATACAAAGCCGTGATACGATCGATTAATGGAGTTTACTCGTCAGAATCTGCTGACGACAAGAGTTTTGCCAAGGCCCGTGAGCTTTGCGAAAAATTTGCCAAAATGGAAGGCCGTCAGCCCCGCATAATGGTAGCTAAAATGGGACAGGACGGTCACGACCGTGGCGCCAAAGTGGTATCGACCGGCTATGCCGATATAGGTTTCGATGTGGATATTGGCCCTTTGTTCCAGACCCCAGCCGAAGCGGCACGTCAGGCAGTAGAGAACGATGTGCATATACTGGGCGTATCGTCGCTGGCAGCCGGGCATAAAACTTTGGTTCCACAGGTAATTGCAGAACTGAAAAAACTGGGCCGCGAAGATATTATGGTTATTGCAGGCGGGGTGATTCCGGCACAGGATTACCAGTTTCTTTACGATGCAGGCGTAATGGCCATTTTCGGTCCGGGTACCTCGGTATCGGAAGCTGCTATTAAAATTCTGGAAATATTAATTGAAGCAAACAGTTAA